Proteins encoded by one window of Syntrophorhabdaceae bacterium:
- a CDS encoding efflux RND transporter permease subunit: protein MWLADTSVKRPVFATMLVLVLVVLGVVSYPNIGVDLFPKIDLPIVNIRTTLKGASSEIMDIDVTDKIEEAVNTINGIKTIASTSTEGASVITIEFVLERDIDLAVQDVREKISIIRSKLPTDIDEPIVEKVDPDATPVLWFALHGDKSPRDLSTYANEVLKEQFQRINGVGALRLYGLRLRQARIWLDNDRLRSYGITAQDVSGALARGNIELPGGSIEGDTKEYTVKVKGEFPTIQDFNNLIVG, encoded by the coding sequence GTGTGGCTGGCTGATACATCTGTAAAACGCCCTGTTTTTGCAACCATGTTAGTTTTAGTCCTTGTTGTGCTGGGGGTTGTGAGCTACCCGAATATCGGTGTTGATCTTTTTCCGAAGATTGATTTGCCGATCGTAAATATCAGAACAACACTCAAAGGCGCCAGCTCCGAGATCATGGATATCGACGTCACGGACAAGATCGAAGAGGCGGTCAATACAATAAACGGCATAAAGACGATTGCGTCTACGAGCACTGAAGGCGCATCGGTAATTACCATCGAGTTCGTGCTCGAAAGGGATATCGACCTTGCGGTGCAGGATGTGCGGGAGAAGATCTCGATCATCAGGTCAAAACTGCCGACCGACATAGACGAACCGATTGTCGAAAAGGTGGACCCCGATGCAACACCTGTCCTGTGGTTTGCCCTTCACGGCGATAAATCACCCCGGGATCTTTCCACGTATGCGAATGAAGTGCTGAAAGAACAATTTCAAAGAATCAACGGTGTGGGGGCATTAAGGCTCTACGGATTACGTCTCAGGCAGGCAAGGATATGGCTGGATAATGACAGGCTGCGGTCTTATGGAATTACCGCACAGGACGTATCCGGCGCGCTCGCAAGGGGCAATATTGAACTGCCGGGTGGATCGATTGAGGGAGATACAAAGGAATACACGGTAAAGGTCAAGGGTGAATTTCCAACCATCCAGGACTTTAATAATCTCATCGTAGGTTA